The genomic window GTTGGTTCTACCATGAGATGGCTCTCTGTTCCGAAGAATGTTATGTAAGAGAGTCTTATGCGCATCCTATATGCGGAATGAAGAAATGATCTTGCTATACCTCTAGCCATTGCTATTCTATGCATGGTCTCCATAGATCTGCTGGCATCAAGTGCAAGGATCACCGGGATAGACGCTCTGGATCTTGAGGCCACAAAGGCCAGATCGCTGTATCTTATTCTCTTATGCCCAGAAATTATCATGTTGATGAGGCTACCCCTGTAATCAAAATGTTCTCCTGGTCGATTCTGATCAAGCAATCTGAATATGTCAGAGGAACCGGTTCTTCCGCTCTTGTGAGACTTCTCTGAGAATGCGGCAGAAACCTTTGCAGACCTCTCCTCCTCCTTACCCGAATCTATCTTCTTTTCCATTCTACCGTTTGATTCTTCACCCTCATCAATACCGCTGTTGGAACCAGACTCAACTGAGCTTGTGGGCATCTCCCTGGATTCCCTCTCTATAGTCCCTCTGATCATCGCGGTATCCTTTACCCTGTGGCGCAGTACCAGATTTAGTGCTTCCTTGACGTCTTCCAGAGTCACATGTTTTCTACCATTGTATGCAGCCAGGGCTTTTGATGCCTTTACCGCGGTTATCATCGCCCTGTTTCCGGCCTGAAGTTTAAGTACAACCTCAGCTATGAAATACTTGAGATCGTCCTCTATCTTCACATCCTTCAATAGCGATCTCGCTTTCATGATCCTTTCACGGATCTCAGCCTGAAGTTTCTCATATTTCTTCGAAAACGCTTCAGGATCTCTATCGAACTCTTCAACCCTATTTGATATCTCGATCAGATCCGCTGCTTCGGATGGCTGCACGGCATTCACAGAGAGACCGAATCGATCCTTCAGCTGTGGTCTGAGATCTCCCTCCTCTGGATTCATCGTACCTATCAGTATGAACCTTGCCGGATGGGTGACGCTTACACCTTCGCGTTCAACCACATTTATTCCTGAGGCGGCCGCATCAAGTATGGAATCGACAACCGCGTCATCAAGCAGATTGACCTCATCTATGTATATTATTCCACGATTTGCCTCGGCTAAAAGGCCGGGCTGGAGAGAACGCAGGCCCTCATCTATGGCCCTCTTTATATCTAGACTACCGATGACTCTGTCCAGGGTTGCTGTCACAGGCATATTTATGAATGGCATCTTTCTGGTATCTGAAACGATCTTTCCCTCTCTGTATTTCCTCAGGCAATCATCGCACATGGCCGATGGATCATCCGGATCACACTTGAAAGGGCAGTCCTTAACCACCTTTATCTCAGGAAGAAGATCGGTAAGCGCTCTGGCTATCGTGGATTTGGCGACGCCTTTCGGGCCCATTATCAGAACACCGCCGATCCTTTGATCGATTGCATTAAGAATCAGAGCCTTTTTCAGATCCTCCTCATCTACCACAGCACTAAAAGGAAACAGTATCTTTCCCATCAAACACCTCACAGCATGACCGTGATACCAGTTTCAGATTCCTGGTATGCATGCACCACGGCATCATCATATTTTTACACTGTATATCTAAATTGCTGTTTCATGGATGTGTCGTCATAGCAGATATATAGAATCTTATAATAGGTCGCAGAAATAAAGTGTTTATTCTGAGGTACTATTCCCATAGCATGAAATATGATATTGCAATCATAGGAGCCGGCATAGTTGGGCTGTCCACAGCATTTCATCTCTCCGAGAAACATGGAGACCTGAAGATAGCCGTCATAGATAAATTTCATACATATGCGCAAGGAAATACAGGTAAAAGTGCGGCCGGATTCAGAGATGTTTTCTCGTCAGACACGAGTTTCAAGTTATCTTCATCTTCCATAAGGTTCTACGATCATGTGCAGAAGATACTTGGTATCGACCTTGGGATGAAGCATGTCGGATATCTTTTCCTCATGGATAACGATTCCAGTGTGGATGTGATCCGGGAGATAGGGAAGAAGACAAAGATAAGGGAGATCGATCTTGATTTGCTTGGTGATATGGGCATATCCACTAAGATAGACGATGAGATACGGGAAGCCATGGGACTGGAAGATATAAGAGATGCCTATCTTGCGCTGAATGCAGGCATAATGGAGCCAGACAAGATAGCAGCATTCTACTATCAGCAATGCGTGAACAAGAAGATAGATTTCTTCTTCGACACCAGCGTTCAGTCTCTGAATCTCGTGCCAGTGAGGCCCATAAACTTTCCGGGTGAACCATTCATCTGGCAGGATAAATTTATAAAGAGTATAAGCACGAACAGGGGAGAAATATATGCGGATACCTTCATACTGGCGACTGATGTCTGGACAAACTTCCTCACGGATCCGATAGGTATAGATAGCCATATAAGGCCAAAGAAGAGGCAGCTCTTCAAGATAAAGAATGATTTCATATCGGATGTTGTTGGTAAAAAC from Thermoplasma sp. Kam2015 includes these protein-coding regions:
- a CDS encoding magnesium chelatase subunit D family protein; its protein translation is MGKILFPFSAVVDEEDLKKALILNAIDQRIGGVLIMGPKGVAKSTIARALTDLLPEIKVVKDCPFKCDPDDPSAMCDDCLRKYREGKIVSDTRKMPFINMPVTATLDRVIGSLDIKRAIDEGLRSLQPGLLAEANRGIIYIDEVNLLDDAVVDSILDAAASGINVVEREGVSVTHPARFILIGTMNPEEGDLRPQLKDRFGLSVNAVQPSEAADLIEISNRVEEFDRDPEAFSKKYEKLQAEIRERIMKARSLLKDVKIEDDLKYFIAEVVLKLQAGNRAMITAVKASKALAAYNGRKHVTLEDVKEALNLVLRHRVKDTAMIRGTIERESREMPTSSVESGSNSGIDEGEESNGRMEKKIDSGKEEERSAKVSAAFSEKSHKSGRTGSSDIFRLLDQNRPGEHFDYRGSLINMIISGHKRIRYSDLAFVASRSRASIPVILALDASRSMETMHRIAMARGIARSFLHSAYRMRIRLSYITFFGTESHLMVEPTRNLDLIEEEISKTIPQGKTPIPAALKMMYDISGRYRDRTVSIMITDGRANVPMGKDIEQDIREWATKLGTRSDLFLISSTMGSEKFMPSYNEEICRYSGGHLIEMDENGNIGIYSGYRRW
- a CDS encoding FAD-binding oxidoreductase — translated: MKYDIAIIGAGIVGLSTAFHLSEKHGDLKIAVIDKFHTYAQGNTGKSAAGFRDVFSSDTSFKLSSSSIRFYDHVQKILGIDLGMKHVGYLFLMDNDSSVDVIREIGKKTKIREIDLDLLGDMGISTKIDDEIREAMGLEDIRDAYLALNAGIMEPDKIAAFYYQQCVNKKIDFFFDTSVQSLNLVPVRPINFPGEPFIWQDKFIKSISTNRGEIYADTFILATDVWTNFLTDPIGIDSHIRPKKRQLFKIKNDFISDVVGKNVLDTGSYPFTIFPKGVYIRPSPQEKTFWAGVADDIGRDFSFVEDPEAEPEFYTYNVHQVLQAYMKPLSSASVTGMWAGYYSYNTIDGNPYIFRSLNLIVATGTSGSGIMKGDAIGRVVAALYDGEEKAKLYDGMRINTADLGVKERKVEEERLVL